The Parvibaculaceae bacterium PLY_AMNH_Bact1 genome window below encodes:
- the tgt gene encoding tRNA guanosine(34) transglycosylase Tgt (Derived by automated computational analysis using gene prediction method: Protein Homology. GO_component: GO:0005737 - cytoplasm [Evidence IEA]; GO_function: GO:0008479 - queuine tRNA-ribosyltransferase activity [Evidence IEA]; GO_process: GO:0006400 - tRNA modification [Evidence IEA]) — protein sequence MSSFTYDLLAEDGAARRGVIHTPRGDIQTPAFMPVGTAGTVKALYTDQVKETGADIVLGNTYHLMLRPGAEEIDGLGGLHSFMNWPGPILTDSGGFQVMSLSKLRKMSEEGVTFQSHIDGSSYELSPERSIEIQCLLGADIQMVLDECTPFPATHDEANQSMQLSTRWAKRSKDAFKAQPHRKEGQALFGIVQGSVYEDLRQTSAAALQDIGFDGYAIGGLAVGEGQDEMLRVLEFTAPLLPKDRPRYLMGVGTPDDLVEAVSRGIDMFDCVMPTRSGRHGQAFTRFGKVNLKNARHANDPRPLDETSSCPAARDYSRAYLHHLLKNGEILGMMLLSWNNIAYYQSLMADLREAIGAGTLSSFVAKFKAEQAAGDIPAK from the coding sequence ATGAGCTCCTTTACGTATGACCTTCTAGCGGAGGATGGTGCTGCGCGGCGCGGTGTGATCCATACCCCTCGTGGTGACATTCAAACGCCGGCCTTTATGCCAGTTGGAACTGCGGGCACAGTCAAAGCGCTCTATACAGATCAAGTGAAAGAGACCGGCGCGGACATTGTGCTCGGGAATACCTACCACCTCATGTTGCGCCCAGGTGCTGAAGAGATCGATGGCCTTGGCGGTCTTCATTCCTTCATGAATTGGCCCGGTCCCATTTTGACCGACAGCGGTGGCTTTCAGGTTATGTCTCTCTCCAAACTGCGCAAAATGAGTGAGGAGGGTGTCACCTTTCAGAGCCATATTGATGGCTCTTCCTATGAGCTCTCGCCGGAACGCAGCATTGAGATCCAATGTCTTCTTGGGGCGGACATTCAAATGGTGTTGGATGAATGCACACCGTTCCCGGCAACTCACGATGAAGCCAATCAGTCGATGCAGCTATCAACGCGCTGGGCGAAGCGGTCAAAAGACGCTTTCAAGGCGCAGCCCCACCGGAAAGAAGGCCAGGCCCTATTTGGGATCGTGCAGGGGAGTGTTTATGAAGACCTGCGTCAGACAAGTGCCGCTGCTCTGCAGGACATCGGCTTTGATGGATATGCCATCGGGGGTCTCGCGGTTGGTGAGGGGCAGGACGAAATGCTCCGCGTGCTGGAGTTCACTGCACCTTTACTGCCCAAAGACCGACCGCGCTATCTTATGGGTGTCGGCACGCCTGACGATTTGGTGGAAGCCGTCTCGCGAGGGATCGACATGTTTGATTGTGTGATGCCGACACGCTCTGGTCGACATGGCCAGGCTTTCACCCGTTTCGGAAAAGTTAACCTCAAAAATGCCCGGCATGCGAACGACCCTCGACCGCTTGATGAAACAAGTTCATGTCCGGCTGCGCGGGATTACTCCCGTGCCTACCTGCATCACCTCCTAAAAAACGGTGAAATCCTCGGAATGATGCTGCTTTCCTGGAACAATATTGCCTATTACCAGTCGCTGATGGCAGATCTTCGAGAGGCCATCGGAGCCGGAACCCTCAGCTCATTCGTCGCCAAGTTTAAGGCGGAGCAGGCGGCTGGAGACATCCCCGCGAAATAG
- the queA gene encoding tRNA preQ1(34) S-adenosylmethionine ribosyltransferase-isomerase QueA (Derived by automated computational analysis using gene prediction method: Protein Homology. GO_function: GO:0016740 - transferase activity [Evidence IEA]; GO_function: GO:0016853 - isomerase activity [Evidence IEA]), translated as MRVDVFDFDLPDARIALRPARPRDSARLLVVGPAAGHLTDSVVSDLPDLLEPGDVLVFNDTKVIPARLSGTRERNGAVANIEVTLHQRIAPDEWLSFVKPAKRLAESDIVRFPGGLEGAVLRRTGGEVHFKFSASGPALDIAIAEAGVMPLPPYIASKRATDEADLEDYQTLFADEPGAVAAPTAGLHFTPNLMNALAERGIETAKVTLHVGAGTFLPVSVDDTDAHKMHSEVGVVTDYTADQLNRARARGGRIISVGTTSLRLLESAASEDGVIHAWSGATDIFITPGYRFKAIDALMTNFHLPKSTLFMLVSAFRSLEEMQAAYVHAIEHKYRFYSYGDACLIFPET; from the coding sequence ATGCGGGTTGATGTTTTTGATTTCGACCTACCGGACGCGCGGATTGCCTTACGGCCCGCGCGTCCTCGTGATTCCGCACGTCTGCTCGTCGTGGGACCCGCCGCGGGCCACCTGACGGACTCCGTCGTCTCAGATCTTCCAGACCTGTTGGAACCGGGTGATGTCTTGGTGTTCAACGACACAAAGGTTATCCCGGCGCGCCTTAGCGGAACCCGGGAGCGAAATGGTGCTGTTGCCAATATTGAGGTCACACTTCATCAGCGGATCGCTCCTGACGAATGGCTCTCTTTCGTTAAGCCGGCCAAGCGTCTGGCTGAAAGTGATATTGTTCGATTTCCAGGTGGCTTGGAAGGCGCGGTACTCCGCCGAACCGGTGGCGAGGTACACTTCAAATTTTCCGCTTCGGGACCAGCACTCGACATTGCGATTGCTGAGGCAGGTGTCATGCCATTGCCCCCCTACATTGCCAGCAAACGCGCAACCGATGAGGCAGATCTAGAAGATTATCAGACGCTGTTTGCAGATGAGCCTGGGGCTGTTGCAGCGCCCACAGCGGGCCTTCATTTCACGCCAAATCTGATGAACGCGCTTGCTGAGCGCGGGATCGAGACCGCGAAAGTCACGCTTCATGTGGGAGCAGGGACGTTTCTCCCGGTCAGCGTCGACGATACAGATGCGCACAAAATGCACTCCGAAGTAGGCGTTGTGACCGACTACACTGCCGATCAACTAAATCGAGCTCGAGCACGGGGTGGACGGATCATATCCGTCGGAACAACCAGCCTCAGATTGCTTGAGTCTGCGGCAAGCGAGGATGGCGTCATTCATGCCTGGTCTGGTGCCACAGATATTTTTATTACTCCGGGATATCGGTTCAAAGCCATTGACGCGCTGATGACTAACTTTCACCTGCCCAAATCGACCCTTTTCATGCTGGTGTCCGCCTTTAGATCTCTTGAAGAGATGCAGGCGGCCTATGTTCATGCCATTGAGCATAAATATCGTTTCTATTCTTATGGCGATGCCTGCCTGATTTTTCCGGAGACCTGA
- a CDS encoding peptidylprolyl isomerase (Derived by automated computational analysis using gene prediction method: Protein Homology.) — protein MADIKDPENALLLDLEHGRVTIELRPDLAPNHVARIKELAREGFYDGIVFHRVIEGFMAQGGDPTGTGMSGSGKNLDAEFSAEPHVRGICSMARAQDPNSADSQFFIVFDDARFLDNQYTVWGQVIDGMDHVDKIKRGEPVQDPDKIVKMQVAADAA, from the coding sequence ATGGCTGATATCAAAGACCCGGAAAACGCACTGCTGCTTGATCTTGAGCACGGTCGGGTAACCATCGAGCTTCGTCCTGACCTTGCGCCAAATCACGTTGCACGGATCAAAGAGCTTGCGCGCGAAGGCTTCTATGATGGGATTGTTTTTCATCGCGTGATTGAAGGCTTCATGGCACAGGGCGGCGACCCGACCGGCACTGGCATGAGTGGCTCCGGCAAAAACCTTGATGCCGAATTCTCTGCCGAACCTCATGTTCGTGGCATTTGCTCCATGGCACGCGCCCAAGACCCAAACAGTGCAGACAGCCAGTTTTTTATTGTGTTTGATGATGCGCGCTTTCTCGACAACCAGTACACCGTCTGGGGCCAGGTTATCGACGGTATGGACCATGTCGACAAAATCAAGCGCGGTGAACCTGTACAGGATCCCGACAAGATCGTGAAAATGCAGGTTGCTGCTGACGCTGCTTAA
- a CDS encoding peptidylprolyl isomerase (Derived by automated computational analysis using gene prediction method: Protein Homology.) encodes MSRVISAFAALAMMVGLSSPASALDPENTLYLDLKDGRVVIELLPDIAPKHVKRIKTLTREGFYDGIIFHRVIDGFMAQTGDPTGTGQGGSDYPDVRAEFSSEPFSRGVIGAARSQHPDSANSQFFIVFDDANFLDGNYTVWGRVVEGMEFVDNIKRGEPPANPDKIVRLQVAADAAQ; translated from the coding sequence ATGTCTCGAGTTATTAGCGCGTTTGCAGCCCTTGCAATGATGGTGGGGCTTTCATCCCCGGCTTCAGCCCTGGACCCGGAAAACACCCTCTATCTTGATCTTAAAGATGGGCGTGTGGTGATTGAACTGTTGCCAGATATTGCCCCAAAGCATGTGAAGCGGATCAAAACGCTCACACGCGAAGGATTTTATGATGGGATCATCTTTCATCGTGTGATTGATGGATTTATGGCACAGACGGGTGACCCAACCGGCACCGGCCAGGGTGGATCAGACTATCCTGATGTTCGGGCTGAGTTTTCCAGCGAACCGTTTTCCCGTGGTGTGATCGGAGCTGCGCGCTCACAGCACCCGGACAGCGCCAATAGCCAGTTCTTTATTGTTTTTGATGACGCCAACTTCCTCGATGGGAACTACACAGTGTGGGGCCGTGTCGTTGAGGGCATGGAGTTTGTCGACAATATCAAACGCGGCGAACCGCCTGCAAATCCAGACAAAATTGTCCGACTTCAAGTTGCAGCAGATGCTGCTCAATAA
- the coaD gene encoding pantetheine-phosphate adenylyltransferase (Derived by automated computational analysis using gene prediction method: Protein Homology. GO_function: GO:0004595 - pantetheine-phosphate adenylyltransferase activity [Evidence IEA]; GO_process: GO:0015937 - coenzyme A biosynthetic process [Evidence IEA]): MKRVGLYSGTFDPVTYGHIDIIRRAFRLVDHLVVGIGVNSSKTPLLSFEERAALIESETKSFGEEVGSTLEVTSFKGLVVDAADDVGAGIIIRGLRGTVDYEYEDQMVGMNGILNPRVETVFLTASPDVGFISSTLVRQIATMDGDISRFVPPAVAEKVLTAVKKR, encoded by the coding sequence ATGAAACGTGTTGGCCTATATTCCGGGACATTCGATCCTGTGACGTACGGTCACATCGATATCATCCGCCGGGCTTTTCGTCTGGTGGATCATCTTGTTGTGGGGATTGGGGTTAATTCATCCAAGACGCCGCTTCTTAGTTTCGAGGAACGCGCAGCACTGATTGAGTCAGAAACAAAGTCTTTTGGCGAGGAGGTTGGCTCAACGCTTGAAGTGACATCGTTCAAGGGCCTCGTAGTTGATGCAGCAGACGATGTAGGTGCTGGCATTATTATCAGAGGCTTACGCGGTACGGTTGACTATGAATATGAAGACCAAATGGTGGGGATGAATGGGATATTGAATCCTCGCGTTGAAACCGTATTTCTAACGGCATCCCCTGATGTTGGTTTCATCTCGTCCACGCTTGTCCGTCAAATTGCCACAATGGATGGTGATATTTCCCGCTTTGTACCGCCTGCCGTGGCGGAAAAAGTGCTTACCGCTGTCAAAAAGAGGTAG